One window of Candidatus Tokpelaia hoelldoblerii genomic DNA carries:
- a CDS encoding 2-octaprenyl-6-methoxyphenol hydroxylase (bhsal07930), translated as MVEEAGRTEAFSCKTAVIGSGPAGMIAALKLALDHEDIVLVGAEPAAADMRTTALMMPAISVLQTLNVWQDIAPRAAALKTMRIVDGTTRLIRSPAVSFRAAELGEDAFGYNMPNTVLNAALAQAVATSPNIRRLDTTATAFEHKENSVRISLASGETIETALVVAADGRNSAARDAAGIRVRQWNYPQTAVILGFAHELPHNNISTEFHTESGPFTQVPLPGNHSALVWVCKPAKAQHLLGLGTQALGAEIERNMLSMLGKITVETAAQTWPMGGIVPRAFAARRTVLIGEAAHVFPPIGAQGLNLGIRDVLDLAAAIATHPADPGAEQVIRHYNRRRTPDIWARTGFVHTLNRALLSDFLPVQMLRSAGLEMLRRTAPLRTLFMREGMQPGMGLRALLLQRKQSKIS; from the coding sequence ATGGTCGAAGAAGCAGGCAGGACAGAAGCCTTTTCATGCAAAACAGCTGTTATCGGCAGCGGGCCGGCAGGAATGATCGCCGCCTTGAAACTTGCGCTTGACCATGAAGATATTGTGCTTGTCGGCGCAGAACCCGCAGCCGCTGACATGCGCACCACAGCTTTGATGATGCCGGCAATCTCGGTTCTGCAAACGCTGAACGTATGGCAGGATATTGCCCCGCGCGCCGCCGCGCTGAAAACCATGCGGATTGTTGATGGCACAACACGGTTGATTCGCAGCCCGGCGGTGAGTTTTCGCGCCGCAGAACTTGGTGAAGATGCCTTTGGCTACAATATGCCCAACACAGTGCTGAATGCCGCCCTGGCACAAGCTGTTGCCACATCGCCCAATATCCGGCGGCTTGATACGACCGCGACGGCTTTTGAACATAAAGAAAACAGCGTGCGGATTTCACTTGCGTCTGGCGAGACAATCGAAACCGCCCTTGTCGTCGCTGCTGATGGCCGCAATTCTGCCGCGCGGGATGCTGCCGGTATCCGCGTCCGCCAGTGGAATTATCCGCAGACTGCTGTTATTCTGGGCTTTGCGCACGAATTGCCGCACAACAATATTTCAACTGAATTTCACACCGAATCCGGGCCGTTCACGCAGGTTCCCCTGCCCGGCAACCATTCCGCTCTGGTCTGGGTTTGCAAACCCGCAAAGGCGCAACACTTGCTTGGCCTGGGTACACAGGCTCTTGGCGCGGAAATTGAGCGTAACATGCTTTCCATGCTCGGCAAGATCACAGTGGAAACCGCCGCGCAGACATGGCCGATGGGCGGCATTGTTCCCAGGGCCTTTGCCGCCAGACGAACGGTTTTAATCGGTGAGGCCGCGCATGTCTTTCCACCGATCGGCGCACAGGGGCTTAATCTTGGCATTCGCGACGTGCTCGACCTTGCCGCCGCCATTGCCACTCACCCGGCCGACCCCGGAGCGGAACAGGTTATACGCCACTACAACCGCCGCCGCACGCCGGATATCTGGGCGCGCACCGGCTTTGTGCATACATTGAACCGCGCGCTGTTGTCTGATTTTCTTCCCGTGCAGATGCTGCGCAGTGCCGGCCTTGAAATGTTGCGCCGCACTGCGCCGTTGCGCACCCTGTTCATGCGTGAAGGAATGCAGCCGGGCATGGGCCTGCGCGCCCTGTTACTGCAAAGGAAACAGTCCAAAATATCATAA
- the pcs gene encoding Phosphatidylcholine synthase (bhsal07940): MKQKLHGRIKDKAGRLKARKITMPQARAFSVHLLTASGSFLAFLSMVAISEKHWSAAWAWLGLALFVDGIDGPIARRLNVKAVLPKWSGELLDHVIDYVTYVLLPAFALYQYGLVGGSGLSFLAAALIVVTSAIYYADTNMKAEENFFVGFPVVWNMLVFTLFVVRTPEWIAFAVVLVSAVLSFFPVYFVHPVRVKRLRGLTSFVMAVWTAAGVLAIVYYHMDAPFWLRLSMAATGIYIYCIGAVLQLFPNLGRPLHEIMR; encoded by the coding sequence GTGAAACAGAAACTGCACGGTCGCATAAAAGACAAAGCTGGACGTTTAAAGGCCAGGAAGATCACGATGCCGCAGGCGCGCGCTTTCTCGGTGCATTTGTTGACGGCTTCAGGGTCGTTTCTGGCGTTTCTTTCCATGGTGGCGATCAGTGAAAAACACTGGAGCGCCGCATGGGCCTGGCTTGGCCTTGCGCTGTTTGTTGACGGGATTGACGGGCCGATTGCGCGCCGTTTGAATGTCAAGGCCGTGTTGCCGAAATGGTCGGGTGAACTGCTTGATCATGTGATCGATTATGTCACCTATGTGCTTCTTCCGGCTTTTGCGCTTTATCAATATGGCCTGGTTGGCGGTTCGGGGCTGTCATTTCTGGCGGCGGCGCTTATTGTGGTGACAAGCGCAATTTATTATGCCGACACCAATATGAAAGCGGAAGAAAACTTCTTTGTCGGCTTTCCTGTCGTATGGAATATGCTGGTTTTTACGCTTTTCGTTGTCAGGACACCGGAATGGATTGCTTTTGCCGTGGTGCTGGTTTCAGCGGTTCTGTCATTTTTTCCGGTTTATTTTGTCCATCCCGTGCGGGTTAAGCGCCTGCGTGGGTTGACGTCTTTTGTTATGGCTGTCTGGACGGCTGCAGGCGTGCTGGCTATTGTCTATTATCACATGGACGCGCCGTTCTGGCTGCGCCTTTCCATGGCGGCAACCGGCATTTATATCTACTGTATCGGCGCTGTGTTGCAGCTGTTCCCCAATCTGGGGCGGCCGCTGCATGAAATTATGAGATAA